TCTGGATACTGAAAAACTAGTCCAACCTTCTGTCTTACTTCTCTTAGACTTACACCTTTGTCACTAGTATTTATTCCATCAACTTTAATGCTACCGCTTGTTGGCTTCATTAATCCGTTAAGATGCTGAACCAATGTTGATTTACCAGAGCCAGTATGACCTATAAGGCCTATAAAGTCACCCTCTTTTATTTGAAGGTTAATATTATCAAGAGCCTTCTTCTCAAAAGGTGTATTAGGATTATATATATAATTTACATCTTTAATATCTATTATCATAATAAATCAACCAGCTCCTCAACATTTAAAACATCATCCTTAATATCAAAACCTTCTTTACGAAGCTCATATACAAGTTCAGTAACCTGTGGTACATCTAAACCAAGTTCCTTTACTCTGTCAACCTGTCTGAAGACCTCTCTAGGAGTTCCTTTAAGAACTATTTCACCTTGAGACATTACCATTATTCTATCAGCTTCTACAGCCTCATCCATATAATGTGTTATTAATATTATGGTTTTACCCTCTTCTTTATTTAATTTCTTGATCGTATTCATTACCTCTAATCGACCATTAGGGTCAAGCATTGCTGTAGGCTCATCAAAAATAATACAGTCTGGTTTCATAGCAAGAATCCCCGCTATTGCAATCCTCTGTTTTTGTCCTCCTGATAATAAATGTGGAGCATGCTTCTTATATTCGGACATTTCTACAACCTCTAAAGCTTCATCAACTCTTTTTCTGATTTCAGCAGGTGGGATTCCCTGATTTTCTGGCCCAAATGCAACATCTTCTTCAACGATTGTAGCAACTAATTGATTATCAGGATTTTGAAATACCATACCAGCTTTTGCTCTTATATCCCATATTTTCTCTTCATCTCTTGTATTCATACCCATTACATATACTTCGCCTTTTGTAGGTAATATTAGTCCATTCATCATCTTTGCCATTGTAGATTTACCTGAGCCGTTATGCCCTAATATTACAAGAAACTCTCCCTTTTTAACCTCTAAATTAATATTATTAACTGCGGTTAATATACTATCATCAATATAGGATTTATATTCATATGTTACATTTTCCAACTTTATCATAGTCTCATTCATTTTCTTACCTCTGTTTTTAGGTTCTAGTATTACATAAACTAATATAACACATGAGGGACCTTTTATCAATTCATACCCATCCAAATTAAATATCAAAAAAAATCAGTGATCTTGATATTTAATTTGGATGGGCACACACCAGCTCGTAATTAATAAATAAGAAGTTCTTTTTAAGAGAAAAAAGAACCGTTCATAAGGCTTAAGCTAATTTAATTGTGTGCCCATATGGGTATGAAATGTGAATTAGCTTTTATAATAGGGTCGCAGTTTCGCAAATCATATTTGGTGCTCATTGCGTTTGACCTACATCAACTCACTATCGTTCGTTGTGTTAGGTCATAAAAAACTAAAGGGACTAAGCTTAAACTTAATCCCCCTACCCTATAGTAAATCTTTATACTAATTCTAATATTGCCATCTCTGCGCCATCACCACGGCGAGGACCAACTTTTAAAACCCTTGTATATCCACCAGTTCTTTCAGCATACTTAGGTCCAATTTCATCAAATAGTTTTTTAACTACATCTTCGTCGTATACATATGCTAATACTTGACGTCTAGCATGTAAGTCTCCTCTTTTAGCTAAAGTTATCATCTTATCTGTCATTCTCTTTGTTTCTTTAGCTCTAGTAACTGTAGTTTCAATCTTACCACTTCTTAACAAAGATGTAACTTGATTTCTTAACATAGCTTTTCTATGATCTGTAGGGCGACCAAGCTTTCTTAGTGTTGTCACATTTATCCCTCCTTCATACCTAACTACTCATCGCTTTTTCTAAGGCCTAATCCTAATTCAGCAAGCTTTCTTTGTACTTCCTCAAGGGATTTCTTACCAAGATTTCTTACTTTCATCATTTCTTCTTCTGACTTCTGGGTTAGTTCTTCAACTGTATTGATTGATGCTCTCTTCAAGCAGTTATAACTTCTTACAGATAAGTCAAGTTCTTCAACTGTCATTTCAAGAACTTTTTCTTTCTTATCCTCTTCTTTTTCAACCATAATTTCTACATTGCTAACATGTTCAGTTAACCCAATAAAAAGATTCAAATGTTCTGTAAGTATTTTTGCCCCCAATGAAGTTGCTTCATCCGCATCTAAAGTACCATTAGTCCAAACTTCGAGTACTAATTTATCGTAATCTGTTATATTTCCTACTCTTGTGTTTTCAACATTATAATTTACCTTGCTTACAGGTGTAAATGAAGAATCAACAGGGATCACACCTACAGGTTGACCTTCCCTTTTGTTCTTCTCAGATACAACATAACCTCTACCCTTAACAAGTTCCATTTCAATATATAATCTACCATCTTCATTTACAGTAGCTATATGATGATCCTTATTAACTATTTCAACATCTAAGCCGGTAATTATGTCTCCAGCTGTTACATCTTTTGGTCCTTCTATATCTATAAGTAAAGTAACAGGTTCATCTGAATACATTTTTGCTGCTATTCCTTTAATATTCAAAATAATTTCAGGAACATCCTCCAATACACCTGGAATTGTTGAAAACTCATGTAAAACTCCCTGAATTTTTATAGAAGATACTGCAGCCCCTGGTAATGAGGACAGCAATACTCTTCTTAAGGAGTTACCAAGCGTAGTTCCATAACCTCTTTCAAGTGGTTCTACAACAAATTTCCCATAACTATTGTCTTCGCTTAATTCTAGGATTTCTATTCTCGGTTTTTCAATTTCTATCATTAAAATTAACCCTCCTTGACATATTGGTTAAAACGAGGTTAAAATAGCTCACCTCGTTACAGCAGGATGTGAAATTGCTACGCAATCTCTTCCGTTGCTTAAAAGGACGAGGGCAACTGATACAGTTATATATTATTTAGAATATAACTCAACGATTAAGTGTTCTTCAATTGGTAAATCTATATCTTCTCTAGTTGGTTCAGCTACTATTGTACCTTTTAATTGTTCTAAATCAATATTTAACCAGGATACAGTATTCCCATTATGATTTTCCACTAATGATTTGAATTTATCAGTACTCCTACTCTTTTCTTTAACTTGAATAACATCTCCAACTGTTGTCATAAGTGAAGGTATATCTGCCTTAGCTCCATTTAATGTGAAATGACCATGTACTACTAATTGTCTAGCTTCAGCTCTTGATGCAGCTAGCCCCATTCTGAAAACCACATTATCAAGTCTTAATTCAAGGATTTTTAGTAAGTTTTCACCAGTAACACCCTTCATTTTGTCTGCTAAATTATAATATTTATACATTTGAGATTCGGAAATTCCATAAAATCTACGAACTTTTTGTTTCTCTCTTAATTGCATTCCATATTCTGTAACTTTCTTTCTTGATTGTCCGTGTTGTCCAGGTGCGAAGTTTCTCTTATTTATAGCACATTTGTCTGTATAACATCTGTCTCCTTTAAGAAATAACTTTTGACCTTCTCTACGGCACAATCTACATACAGGTCCTGTATATCTCATCTATTTTTGCACCTCCTATTAAACTCTTCTGCGTTTTGGTGGTCTACAACCATTATGTGGGATTGGAGTAACATCTTTAATCATATTTACTTCTAATCCAGTTGCTTGAAGTGACCTTATTGCTGCTTCTCTTCCTGATCCTGGTCCCTTAACAAAAACTTCAACGCTTTTTAGACCATGTTCCATTGCTTTCTTAGCTGCTTCTTCAGCTGCTTGTTGTGCGGCATAAGGAGTAGATTTTCTTGAACCTCTAAATCCTAATTGTCCGGCACTAGCCCATGATAAAACATTACCCTGCATATCAGTTAATGTTACCATTGTGTTATTAAAGGTGGATGAGATATGAGCTTGACCCCTCTCAATATTTTTACGTTCTCTTCTTCTAACACGAGTTGCTTTACCTTTCTTAGCTACCATTTAGTTCCCCTCCTTTACCTACTTCTTCTTTGAAACAAGTCTCTTAGGACCTTTCCTAGTTCTTGCATTTGTCTTCGTTCTTTGACCTCTTACTGGAAGTCCTCTTCTATGTCTTATTCCTCTATAACAATTGATTTCTCTAAGTCTTTTTATATTTAAAGCTATATCTCTTCTCAAATCACCTTCCACGTGATATGTGTCGATTACTGCTCTAAGATTAGCTACTTCAGCTTCAGTTAAATCCTTAACTCTAGTATCTTTGTTGACACCAGCTTTTTCAAGAATTTCATTAGCTCTTGGTCTACCTATACCAAATATATAAGTTAAACCAACTTCAACTCTTTTATCTCTTGGTAAGTCAACACCTGCTATTCTAGCCATTAGCGTCTACACCTCCTATTATATCTCGCTATCATTATATTGAATCATTAATTAACCTTGTTTTTGTTTGTGCTTAGGATTTTCACAAATAACCATAACTTTTCCGTGTCTTTTAATGATTTTACACTTTTCACATATCTTTTTTACTGATGGTCTTACTTTCATTGATTAATCCCTCCTATGCTACTTGTTTCGCCAGGTAATTCTGCCTTTAGTTAAATCGTAGGGCGATAGTTCAACTGTTACTTTATCTCCAGGAAGAATTCTAATGTAGTGCATTCTAAGCTTCCCAGAAATATGGGCTAAAATTTCGTGACCATTCTCAAGTCTTACTTTAAATATTGCGTTAGGTAAAGCATCTACAACTTTGCCTTCCACTTCTATTACATCTTCTTTAGCCATTCGGTAATCGAACCTCCTGTTCAAACGGATTTAGATACTCTTACAATTAAAGGGCTCTAAAATTCTTCTAACATATGCGTCGTTAAACTTTGAAGTATCTCCCTGATTTTCTTTAAAATCGGGAAATACTGTATTATATACAATTAGATGTTTAACTTTTTTCTTTTTTGGACTACTTAGCTTTCTTAAGTCACCATCTACCACTAGAACAAATTGCTCATCGAGAATTTCATATACTAAGAAAGCTCTTCCACTATCACGGCCAGCTCTTGACTTAACTACCTGCCCAACTATTAATTTGTCAGTTAAATCCATTATACCACTCCTTATGGTTATATCGAGCCGCGCTTTTATTTATATTAAATATTACTACTTTTCTAAAGCTTCAACTATTGTGTTGAAAATATCATCTATTGGTTTTGTGCCATCAATATTGAGTATTAACCCCTTTTGTTGATAATAATCAATTAAAGGTTGAGTTTGTTCGAAATATACATTTATACGAGTTGCAACTGTTTCTTCTACGTCATCATCTCTTTGAAATAATGGGGAATTCTCTTTATCACATTTTCCTTCAACCTTCGGTGGATTGAACTTGATATGATAAGTTGCACCACATTCCTTACATATTCTTCTTCCAATTGCTCTCTCGATTAATATCTTGCTATCAGCATCAATATTGATTACTTTATTTAGTTTTAGTCCCATAGAGGAAAGCTCAGTATCTAGTGCTTCAGCTTGATTCACTGTTCTAGGAAAACCATCTAGTAAGAATCCATTAGTACAATCGTCTTTAGTTAATCTGTCTTTTACAATGGAAACCACTAATTCATCAGGAACTAATAGTCCTTTATCCATGTATTCCTTAGCTTTTTTACCAAGTTCTGTGCCTTCCTTGATATTTGCTCTAAATATATCTCCAGTTGAAATATGAGGAATATTATATTTTTTTACTATAGCTGATGCTTGAGTACCTTTCCCAGCTCCCGGGGGTCCTAAAAGTACTAATCTCATTTCTCTCATCTCCTATAGTCTATTTTAAGAAGCCTTTGTAATGTCTCATTAACATTTGTGCTTCTAATTGTTTAACTGTCTCTAATGCAACCCCAACTACGATGATAATTGCAGTTCCACCAAAGTTTACATTCATTCCAAATATTTTTGATAATACTATAGGTAAAATTGATAATACTGCTAATGCCAATCCACCTACTATAACAACTCTATTTACAACTTTTCCTAAATAATCTGACGTTGGTCTTCCTGGTCTTATACCTGGAATAAAACCACCGTTTTGTTGTAAGTTCTTAGCGTATTCAACTGTGTTGAATTGAATAGCTGTATAGAAATAAGTGAAGAAAATTATTAATAATATATTGAAGATTGAATAAATCCAAACCCCAACTGATCCTTGTGGTGTTAGGTATTTAGTTATCCACTCTGATACTCCACCTTTTGTAAACAACGCTATTGTTTGTGGAAGTGCTAATAATGATGAAGCAAATATTACTGGCATAACACCTGACATAAGAACTTTAACAGGTATATGTGTACTTTGACCACCATACATTTTCCTTCCTACAACTCTCTTAGCATATTGTACTGTTATTCTTCTTTCGCCTTCTTGTATTGCTATAACTGCTGCTATTATTAGTAAAGCAACAATTGCGAATAAAATAACTGCAACAATATTTATTAGACCTAATCTAACCATTTTATACATATTTATTAATTCTGCAGGTAATGCAGATATTATACCTATAAAGATTATAAGTGAAACACCATTTCCTATACCTTTTTCGGTAATTAGCTCTCCTAACCACATCAAAAATGCTGTACCTGCTATCATTGAAATTATAACTATACTTGTTTGAAGTGCATTTGTAGTTTCTAAAGCACCACTAAATAGACCAAAAGTATATCCACTAGCCTGTATCAACGCTAAAACAATAGCACCATACTTAGTATATCTGCCAATTTTTTTCTGTCCCTCTTCGCCTTGCTTAGCTATTTCTTCAAGAGAAGGTATCGCTATTGTTAATAATTGAATAACAATAGAAGCAGTTATATATGGATATATATTAGTTGCAAAGATACTAAACTTACTGAAGTTACCACCAGCCATTAAATCGAGAAACTGTAATAGTCCGCCTTGATTCGATTCGAAGATGGCCTTTATGGCATCTTTATTCATATACGGTACTGGTATAGCAGATCCAAGTCTAAATACTAATAACATTAATAGCGTAAAAATCATTTTCTTTCTAATTTCCGGTATTCTCCAGGCATTTCTTAAGGTTGAAAGCATTTATATCACCTCAACCTTTCCCCCTGCAGCTTCAATTTTCTCAGCAGCAGTTTTACTAAATTTTTGAGCCTGAACAGTTAATTTAACTGTTAACTCTCCATCACCTAGAACTTTGATACCATCTTTAGCTTTAGCTCTCTTAATGATTCCTTCGTTGAAAAGAAGCTCAGGTGTTACTACTGTGTCATTTTCAAATCTATTTAAATCCTCTATATTAATAGTTGCAAACACTTTTGAGAAATTGTTTGTAAATCCACGTTTTGGCACTCTTCTGAATAATGGCATTTGACCACCTTCAAAACCTGGTCTAACTCCACCACCGGATCTTGCTCTTTGACCTTTATGTCCTTTACCGGCAGTTTTACCAAGACCTGAACCTATACCTCTACCTAATCTTTTTTTAGGTTGAACGCCGCCACCTTCGTTTGGTCTTAAATCATGTAATTTCATTGGTACACCTCCCTTAACTTAGTCTATGACATCAACCATGTAGTTTACTTGATGTATCATACCTCTTATTTGAGGGGTATCATTCTGTTCCACTACTTGACCGATCTTCTTCAATCCAAGTGCTTGGATAGTTTTTCTATGGTTTTCAGGTTTCCCTATTATACTTTTAACCAATTTAATCTTGATCTTAGCCATGCAAATTCACCCCTAACCTAATATTTCTTCTACAGTTTTTCCTCTTAATTTAGCAACATCTTCAGCTTTTTTCAATCCTTTTAAAGCTTCCATTGTCGCATTTACTACGTTTCTTGGGTTTTTAGTTCCTAAAGATCTAGTTACTATATCCCTAATTCCAACAAGTTCACATACAGCACGAACTGCTCCACCTGCTATAACTCCGTTTCCTTCTTTAGCTGGTTTAAGCAACACTCTACCTGCACCATAAACTCCAATAATTTCATGAGGTATAGTAGTACCAACTAGTGGAACTTCGACTACATGTTTTTTTGCATCTTGAACTGCTTTTCTAATAGCTTCTGGTACTTCAGCTGCCTTCGCCATACCAACGCCAACATGACCGTTTTCGTCACCAACAACTACTAGAGCACTAAATCTAAAATTTCTACCGCCTTTAACTACTTTTGTAACACGATTTATATTAACAACTCTTTCTTGTAAATCTAATTCACTTGCATCTACGTATTGACGTTCCATTTATTCCCCTCCTTCATTTAGAATTTAAGTCCAGCTTCTCTTGCGCTTTCCGCTAGCTCTTTAATTCTTCCATGGTAGATATATCCACCTCTATCAAATACTACTTCTTCGATACCTTTTTCTAAAGCTTTCTTTGCAATTAATTCACCAACGAATTTAGAAGCTTCTTTATTTTTAGTAGAAGTAAGGTTTGCGGATTTATCCAAAGTAGAAGCTGAAACTAAAGTGTGACCTGCAACATCATCGATTACCTGAGCATATATATGGTTACTGCTTCTATATACACATAGTCTTGGTTTTGCAGCAGTTCCAGATATTTTTTTCCTTACTCTTTCATGTCTTGCGATTCTATTTTCATTCTTATTAATCTTTTTTAGCACCCTTTTTCACTCCCTTCTACTTACCTGTCTTACCAACCTTACGTCTTACAACTTCGTTATCGTATTTAATTCCTTTACCTTTATAAGGTTCAGGTCTTCTCCAATCTCTAATCTTTGAAGCATAATTACCAACTAATTGTTTGTCGATACCTTTAACAATAATTTTATTTTGAGCTGGAACTTCAACTTCAATTCCTGCTGGATCTTCCATTTCTACTGGATGTGAGAATCCTAATGTTAAAACTAATTTCTTACCTTGTTTTGCAGCTCTGTATCCTGTACCAACAATTTCAAGAGTTTTAGCATATCCTTCTGTTACACCAGTTATCA
The DNA window shown above is from Tissierella sp. Yu-01 and carries:
- a CDS encoding KOW domain-containing RNA-binding protein, whose amino-acid sequence is MDLTDKLIVGQVVKSRAGRDSGRAFLVYEILDEQFVLVVDGDLRKLSSPKKKKVKHLIVYNTVFPDFKENQGDTSKFNDAYVRRILEPFNCKSI
- the rpmJ gene encoding 50S ribosomal protein L36 translates to MKVRPSVKKICEKCKIIKRHGKVMVICENPKHKQKQG
- the rpsD gene encoding 30S ribosomal protein S4, which codes for MRYTGPVCRLCRREGQKLFLKGDRCYTDKCAINKRNFAPGQHGQSRKKVTEYGMQLREKQKVRRFYGISESQMYKYYNLADKMKGVTGENLLKILELRLDNVVFRMGLAASRAEARQLVVHGHFTLNGAKADIPSLMTTVGDVIQVKEKSRSTDKFKSLVENHNGNTVSWLNIDLEQLKGTIVAEPTREDIDLPIEEHLIVELYSK
- the infA gene encoding translation initiation factor IF-1, whose translation is MAKEDVIEVEGKVVDALPNAIFKVRLENGHEILAHISGKLRMHYIRILPGDKVTVELSPYDLTKGRITWRNK
- the rplR gene encoding 50S ribosomal protein L18; translated protein: MLKKINKNENRIARHERVRKKISGTAAKPRLCVYRSSNHIYAQVIDDVAGHTLVSASTLDKSANLTSTKNKEASKFVGELIAKKALEKGIEEVVFDRGGYIYHGRIKELAESAREAGLKF
- the rpsM gene encoding 30S ribosomal protein S13, coding for MARIAGVDLPRDKRVEVGLTYIFGIGRPRANEILEKAGVNKDTRVKDLTEAEVANLRAVIDTYHVEGDLRRDIALNIKRLREINCYRGIRHRRGLPVRGQRTKTNARTRKGPKRLVSKKK
- the rplO gene encoding 50S ribosomal protein L15, with the translated sequence MKLHDLRPNEGGGVQPKKRLGRGIGSGLGKTAGKGHKGQRARSGGGVRPGFEGGQMPLFRRVPKRGFTNNFSKVFATINIEDLNRFENDTVVTPELLFNEGIIKRAKAKDGIKVLGDGELTVKLTVQAQKFSKTAAEKIEAAGGKVEVI
- the secY gene encoding preprotein translocase subunit SecY — encoded protein: MLSTLRNAWRIPEIRKKMIFTLLMLLVFRLGSAIPVPYMNKDAIKAIFESNQGGLLQFLDLMAGGNFSKFSIFATNIYPYITASIVIQLLTIAIPSLEEIAKQGEEGQKKIGRYTKYGAIVLALIQASGYTFGLFSGALETTNALQTSIVIISMIAGTAFLMWLGELITEKGIGNGVSLIIFIGIISALPAELINMYKMVRLGLINIVAVILFAIVALLIIAAVIAIQEGERRITVQYAKRVVGRKMYGGQSTHIPVKVLMSGVMPVIFASSLLALPQTIALFTKGGVSEWITKYLTPQGSVGVWIYSIFNILLIIFFTYFYTAIQFNTVEYAKNLQQNGGFIPGIRPGRPTSDYLGKVVNRVVIVGGLALAVLSILPIVLSKIFGMNVNFGGTAIIIVVGVALETVKQLEAQMLMRHYKGFLK
- a CDS encoding adenylate kinase, coding for MRLVLLGPPGAGKGTQASAIVKKYNIPHISTGDIFRANIKEGTELGKKAKEYMDKGLLVPDELVVSIVKDRLTKDDCTNGFLLDGFPRTVNQAEALDTELSSMGLKLNKVINIDADSKILIERAIGRRICKECGATYHIKFNPPKVEGKCDKENSPLFQRDDDVEETVATRINVYFEQTQPLIDYYQQKGLILNIDGTKPIDDIFNTIVEALEK
- the rpsE gene encoding 30S ribosomal protein S5, whose amino-acid sequence is MERQYVDASELDLQERVVNINRVTKVVKGGRNFRFSALVVVGDENGHVGVGMAKAAEVPEAIRKAVQDAKKHVVEVPLVGTTIPHEIIGVYGAGRVLLKPAKEGNGVIAGGAVRAVCELVGIRDIVTRSLGTKNPRNVVNATMEALKGLKKAEDVAKLRGKTVEEILG
- a CDS encoding energy-coupling factor transporter ATPase, yielding MIKLENVTYEYKSYIDDSILTAVNNINLEVKKGEFLVILGHNGSGKSTMAKMMNGLILPTKGEVYVMGMNTRDEEKIWDIRAKAGMVFQNPDNQLVATIVEEDVAFGPENQGIPPAEIRKRVDEALEVVEMSEYKKHAPHLLSGGQKQRIAIAGILAMKPDCIIFDEPTAMLDPNGRLEVMNTIKKLNKEEGKTIILITHYMDEAVEADRIMVMSQGEIVLKGTPREVFRQVDRVKELGLDVPQVTELVYELRKEGFDIKDDVLNVEELVDLL
- the rplF gene encoding 50S ribosomal protein L6, coding for MSRIGLKPITIPSGVEVKISDDNFIEVKGPKGQLTQQLNPDMEIKIDNGEITVARPTEQKAHKSLHGLTRTLIFNMITGVTEGYAKTLEIVGTGYRAAKQGKKLVLTLGFSHPVEMEDPAGIEVEVPAQNKIIVKGIDKQLVGNYASKIRDWRRPEPYKGKGIKYDNEVVRRKVGKTGK
- the rpsK gene encoding 30S ribosomal protein S11; this encodes MVAKKGKATRVRRRERKNIERGQAHISSTFNNTMVTLTDMQGNVLSWASAGQLGFRGSRKSTPYAAQQAAEEAAKKAMEHGLKSVEVFVKGPGSGREAAIRSLQATGLEVNMIKDVTPIPHNGCRPPKRRRV
- a CDS encoding DNA-directed RNA polymerase subunit alpha; translated protein: MIEIEKPRIEILELSEDNSYGKFVVEPLERGYGTTLGNSLRRVLLSSLPGAAVSSIKIQGVLHEFSTIPGVLEDVPEIILNIKGIAAKMYSDEPVTLLIDIEGPKDVTAGDIITGLDVEIVNKDHHIATVNEDGRLYIEMELVKGRGYVVSEKNKREGQPVGVIPVDSSFTPVSKVNYNVENTRVGNITDYDKLVLEVWTNGTLDADEATSLGAKILTEHLNLFIGLTEHVSNVEIMVEKEEDKKEKVLEMTVEELDLSVRSYNCLKRASINTVEELTQKSEEEMMKVRNLGKKSLEEVQRKLAELGLGLRKSDE
- the rpmD gene encoding 50S ribosomal protein L30: MAKIKIKLVKSIIGKPENHRKTIQALGLKKIGQVVEQNDTPQIRGMIHQVNYMVDVID
- the rplQ gene encoding 50S ribosomal protein L17, which produces MTTLRKLGRPTDHRKAMLRNQVTSLLRSGKIETTVTRAKETKRMTDKMITLAKRGDLHARRQVLAYVYDEDVVKKLFDEIGPKYAERTGGYTRVLKVGPRRGDGAEMAILELV